A genome region from Danio aesculapii chromosome 2, fDanAes4.1, whole genome shotgun sequence includes the following:
- the LOC130213817 gene encoding cytotoxin 7-like: protein MKTLLFTSAVVLLVLNYGSALKCHHCVPQSGTRCAASQETCGFGNDACIAARFNFPPFMGFRRCGRMTECLIPQSNTAMKIKCCQSDLCNNVIII, encoded by the exons ATGAAGACTTTACTGTTTACCTCTGCTGTTGTTCTTCTGGTGTTGAACTACG GATCGGCGCTGAAATGCCACCACTGTGTTCCTCAGTCTGGAACTCGCTGCGCGGCTTCCCAAGAGACCTGTGGATTCGGGAATGACGCCTGCATCGCCGCCAGATTCAACTTCCCTCCCT tcatgGGCTTCCGCAGGTGTGGCAGAATGACTGAGTGTCTGATCCCCCAGAGTAACACCGCCATGAAAATCAAATGCTGCCAGTCTGATCTCTGCAATAACGTCATCATCATTTAG